A genomic stretch from Borrelia hispanica CRI includes:
- a CDS encoding RelA/SpoT family protein — translation MIQVYEIAYLLKINDIDKLKNIFRKTVDNNYQDDIQKKLIFKSLEISEQLHYGQYRESKEPYVIHPIMVALFLIKFQLDFKTIIAGLLHDVLEDTSVQKEEIIKEFDQEVFSLIDGVTKIHDLHNKTRAIKEANTISKMFFAMTHDIRIIIIKLADKLHNMATLSHLPKNRRERIARDCLATYVPIAERLGISSLKIYLEDLSLKYLYPKEYKEIKNFLSATKIEREKKLYKGKLIIEKELKKIGIDVTITVRSKHFYSIFRKMKTRNNNISQIFDTLGIRIICKKQKECYEILEIVHKVWKPIPGRLKDYIAIPKENKYQSLHTTVRIPEDNQLIEIQIRTEEMDKIAKYGVAAHWLYKEQVELKADDISFINRIKKWQQESANKNQYSMHDIHKELLNTFIYVYTPEGEIVELPFGSNSIDFAYTIHTDIGDQALYAKINGKISSLTKPLKNEQIVEIFTSEEAKPDVIWLNSVRTKKARSKIRSWLNKNDNTIFVDNNIIAYLIGENKEQKRLFSLFKSLTKSKLKSITIASDCNPLTGEDIIGLIQKDTIVVHKENCREITYQKKNHLVEVEWEATPTRKVYHIIIFLKNLKDLFNYLDNLFTTFDVRLISEKIEDCGNGHGIINIIILSNHKNVSMIFNSLKENPNVLQIMQVEEDIKNYDN, via the coding sequence ATGATACAAGTCTATGAAATTGCATACTTACTTAAAATAAATGATATTGATAAATTAAAAAATATTTTCAGGAAAACTGTAGATAATAATTATCAAGATGACATTCAAAAAAAACTAATATTTAAATCTCTTGAAATATCAGAACAATTACACTACGGACAATATAGAGAAAGTAAAGAACCATATGTAATTCACCCAATAATGGTTGCACTATTTCTCATAAAATTCCAGTTAGATTTCAAAACAATAATAGCTGGTCTACTACATGATGTTTTAGAAGACACCAGTGTTCAAAAAGAAGAAATCATTAAAGAATTTGATCAAGAAGTTTTCAGTCTAATTGATGGAGTAACCAAAATTCATGATTTACACAATAAAACAAGAGCAATCAAAGAAGCAAATACAATCTCAAAAATGTTTTTTGCAATGACTCATGACATTAGAATAATAATAATAAAACTTGCAGATAAATTACACAATATGGCAACGCTTTCTCACTTACCTAAAAATCGAAGAGAAAGAATTGCAAGAGATTGTCTTGCAACTTACGTACCAATTGCAGAAAGGCTTGGTATCTCATCTCTTAAAATATATCTTGAAGACTTATCATTAAAATACCTTTATCCAAAAGAATATAAAGAAATAAAAAATTTTTTATCCGCAACAAAGATAGAAAGAGAAAAAAAATTATATAAAGGAAAATTAATAATAGAAAAAGAACTCAAAAAAATTGGAATTGACGTCACAATTACAGTGCGCTCAAAACATTTTTACTCAATATTTAGAAAAATGAAAACACGAAATAACAATATTTCTCAAATTTTTGATACTTTGGGAATAAGAATAATTTGCAAAAAACAAAAAGAATGTTACGAAATACTAGAAATCGTACATAAAGTTTGGAAACCAATACCTGGAAGACTTAAAGACTATATAGCCATTCCTAAAGAAAACAAATACCAATCTCTACATACAACTGTCAGAATACCTGAAGATAATCAATTAATTGAAATACAAATTAGAACAGAAGAAATGGATAAAATTGCCAAATACGGTGTTGCTGCCCACTGGCTTTATAAAGAACAAGTTGAATTAAAAGCTGATGATATATCATTTATCAATCGAATTAAAAAATGGCAACAAGAATCAGCTAATAAAAATCAATACTCAATGCACGATATACATAAGGAACTTTTAAATACATTTATATATGTCTATACACCAGAAGGAGAAATAGTCGAACTTCCATTTGGTTCAAACTCAATTGACTTTGCATATACAATACATACAGATATTGGGGATCAAGCACTTTATGCAAAAATCAATGGCAAAATTAGTTCATTAACCAAACCATTAAAAAACGAACAAATTGTTGAAATATTCACATCTGAAGAAGCAAAACCTGATGTAATTTGGTTGAATAGTGTTAGAACAAAAAAAGCACGTTCAAAAATTAGATCTTGGCTCAATAAAAATGACAATACAATATTTGTAGACAATAACATAATTGCATACCTTATCGGAGAAAATAAAGAACAAAAAAGACTATTTAGTCTATTTAAATCTTTAACAAAATCTAAACTCAAAAGCATTACAATAGCTTCTGATTGTAACCCATTAACAGGTGAAGATATTATTGGTTTAATACAAAAAGATACAATAGTGGTTCATAAAGAAAATTGTAGAGAAATTACATATCAGAAAAAAAACCATCTGGTAGAAGTAGAATGGGAAGCAACACCAACAAGGAAAGTGTATCATATTATAATATTTTTAAAAAATTTAAAAGACCTCTTTAATTACTTAGATAATCTATTTACAACATTTGATGTAAGACTTATTAGCGAAAAAATAGAAGACTGTGGAAATGGACACGGAATAATAAATATTATAATATTATCAAACCATAAAAATGTATCAATGATTTTTAATTCACTTAAAGAAAATCCTAACGTACTTCAAATAATGCAAGTGGAAGAAGACATAAAAAACTATGACAATTAA
- the prfA gene encoding peptide chain release factor 1: MFLEKLNPIESKIKILEQKLQDVNLIKNQKEYSKIIKEYNYLEKIKEKKDEYQHILNQINENQKILSEEDNLEMKDLIKQELAHLYSKKDEMENRIKILLLHQDENDDKNIIIEIRAGTGGEEAALFAHNLYEMYTKYSEKKKWKTELINFNETELGGFKEVSFEIKGKDVFKKLKHESGVHRVQRVPITESNGKLQTSAATVAVLPEVEDTDIEINDKDLRIDVYRSSGAGGQHVNTTDSAVRITHLPTGIVAQCQNERSQHKNKEQAMKILRARLYELENLKKQEQRSNDRKQQVGSGDRSERIRTYNFPQNRVTDHRANVSLYKLEEIMQGELDSLLNTLALKFQEQSLKNNQL; the protein is encoded by the coding sequence ATGTTTTTAGAAAAATTAAATCCCATCGAAAGCAAAATTAAAATACTTGAACAAAAATTACAAGACGTAAATTTAATTAAAAACCAAAAAGAATATTCAAAAATAATAAAAGAATATAATTATCTAGAAAAAATCAAGGAAAAGAAAGATGAATATCAACACATACTAAATCAAATTAATGAAAACCAAAAAATTTTATCCGAAGAAGATAATTTAGAAATGAAAGATTTAATTAAGCAAGAACTAGCTCACTTATATTCTAAAAAAGATGAGATGGAAAATAGAATTAAAATATTACTACTACATCAAGATGAAAATGATGATAAAAATATTATTATAGAAATCAGAGCTGGGACAGGAGGAGAAGAAGCTGCTCTTTTTGCACATAATCTTTATGAAATGTATACAAAATATTCTGAAAAGAAAAAATGGAAAACAGAACTTATTAATTTTAATGAAACAGAACTTGGTGGATTTAAAGAGGTAAGTTTTGAAATAAAAGGCAAAGATGTATTTAAAAAATTAAAACATGAAAGTGGAGTACATAGAGTGCAAAGAGTACCCATAACAGAATCTAATGGAAAACTTCAAACTTCAGCAGCAACCGTTGCCGTATTACCTGAGGTTGAAGACACCGATATAGAAATTAATGACAAAGACTTAAGAATAGATGTCTACAGATCTTCTGGAGCTGGTGGTCAACATGTAAATACAACAGATTCTGCTGTTAGAATAACACACTTACCTACAGGAATTGTAGCACAATGTCAAAATGAAAGAAGTCAGCATAAAAATAAAGAACAGGCCATGAAAATTCTAAGAGCCAGACTTTATGAATTGGAAAACTTAAAGAAACAAGAACAACGTTCAAATGATAGAAAACAACAAGTAGGCTCGGGTGACAGATCCGAGAGAATTAGAACTTACAATTTTCCACAAAATAGAGTAACAGATCATAGGGCAAATGTTAGCCTTTATAAACTAGAAGAAATTATGCAAGGAGAACTTGACTCCCTTCTAAATACATTAGCACTTAAATTTCAAGAACAATCACTAAAAAATAATCAGTTATAA
- the rpmI gene encoding 50S ribosomal protein L35 — protein MSKMKTCKSARKRYAFTSKGKVKYKKQNLRHLLTKKSAKRKRNLGKSGLVSSVEVKRIKTLLPYV, from the coding sequence ATGTCAAAAATGAAGACATGCAAAAGTGCAAGGAAAAGATATGCTTTTACTTCAAAGGGTAAAGTTAAATATAAAAAGCAAAATTTAAGACATCTTTTAACAAAGAAATCTGCAAAGAGAAAGCGGAATTTAGGTAAGTCAGGGTTAGTTTCAAGTGTTGAAGTTAAGAGAATTAAAACCTTATTGCCTTATGTTTAA
- a CDS encoding tetratricopeptide repeat protein, with the protein MLDNKLLDDFEDISQNSDKELLDVTEKSKRGYQLIKEERLFEAESLFNDILQKDDDNNYALVGLGDIERKKRNFDKAIIYYQKCLAKHSNNNYALFGLGDCYRSLGDYKKATDVWEEYLKYDSENITVLTRVASSYRKLKNFQKSRQSYLRVLELVPDNDYALVGIGHLYYDFKEYKEALKYWLKMYEINQVKIDVRVLTSIGNCYRKLKEFGKGIYFFKRALEISPNNFYAIFGLADCYRGSKEYAEALKYWLTIIDRDPKNNLVLTRVGDTYRYLKDYENAQIYYKKALDVDFDMFAILGLALLQKEQGQYEEALTAIKNLIKTNPKNSILYVNVAECYEALGQIEDAIDILSSFLQLGMKNVTIIDYITNLKKKMDA; encoded by the coding sequence ATGTTAGACAATAAACTTTTAGATGATTTTGAAGATATCTCGCAAAATTCTGATAAAGAACTTCTTGATGTTACTGAAAAATCCAAAAGGGGTTATCAGTTAATAAAGGAAGAGAGACTTTTTGAAGCAGAATCATTGTTTAATGATATCTTACAAAAGGATGATGATAATAATTATGCTCTTGTTGGACTTGGAGACATTGAAAGAAAGAAGCGTAACTTTGATAAAGCTATAATTTATTATCAAAAATGCCTTGCCAAACATTCAAATAATAATTATGCTCTTTTTGGGTTGGGAGATTGTTATAGAAGTTTGGGAGATTATAAGAAGGCCACAGACGTATGGGAAGAATATTTAAAGTATGATTCTGAAAATATTACGGTTCTTACAAGAGTTGCGTCTTCTTATAGAAAATTAAAAAATTTTCAAAAATCAAGACAATCATATTTAAGAGTATTAGAGCTTGTACCTGATAATGATTATGCACTTGTTGGTATTGGACATTTGTATTATGACTTTAAGGAATATAAAGAAGCTTTGAAATATTGGCTTAAGATGTATGAAATAAATCAAGTTAAGATAGATGTTCGTGTATTAACTTCAATTGGGAATTGTTATAGAAAATTGAAGGAATTTGGTAAAGGCATTTATTTTTTTAAAAGAGCTTTGGAAATTTCTCCAAATAACTTTTATGCTATTTTTGGACTTGCTGATTGCTATAGAGGAAGTAAAGAGTATGCTGAGGCTTTAAAATATTGGCTTACAATCATAGATAGGGATCCAAAAAATAATTTAGTTTTAACAAGGGTGGGGGATACATATAGGTATTTGAAAGATTATGAAAATGCACAAATTTATTATAAGAAAGCACTTGATGTTGATTTTGATATGTTTGCTATACTTGGTCTTGCATTACTTCAAAAAGAACAGGGGCAATATGAAGAAGCATTGACAGCTATTAAGAATTTAATAAAAACTAATCCAAAAAATTCAATATTGTATGTAAATGTTGCTGAGTGTTATGAGGCTTTAGGTCAGATTGAAGATGCTATCGATATTTTATCGAGTTTCTTGCAACTTGGAATGAAGAATGTTACCATTATTGACTATATTACTAATCTTAAAAAGAAGATGGATGCATGA
- the tsaE gene encoding tRNA (adenosine(37)-N6)-threonylcarbamoyltransferase complex ATPase subunit type 1 TsaE: MILSFKKEDEMITFAKSFFNPLPIGKIFALYGEIGAGKTTFLKGLALSLGISCFVSPTYNIINVYEFANFRFYHIDLYRLHLLDEFELIGGMELLLDMSSIIAIEWPDIVVDILPKDRLRFLKFKIKDDSRILEFDNEYSCN; encoded by the coding sequence TTGATATTATCTTTTAAAAAAGAAGATGAGATGATAACTTTTGCTAAATCTTTTTTTAATCCTTTACCTATTGGTAAAATATTTGCTCTTTATGGCGAAATAGGTGCTGGAAAGACGACTTTTTTAAAAGGTTTGGCTTTAAGTCTTGGGATTTCTTGTTTTGTAAGTCCGACTTATAACATTATTAATGTTTATGAATTTGCAAATTTTAGATTTTATCATATTGATTTGTATCGTTTGCATCTTTTAGATGAATTTGAACTTATTGGTGGAATGGAACTTTTATTGGATATGTCATCCATAATAGCTATTGAATGGCCAGATATAGTTGTTGATATTTTACCTAAAGACAGATTGAGATTTTTAAAATTTAAAATTAAAGATGATAGTAGGATTTTGGAATTTGATAATGAATACTCTTGCAATTGA
- a CDS encoding ligand-binding sensor domain-containing protein yields MTIKILFLILINISILHKTIKADEKEQYNKQIITHITKINMLNKSLDKIERIKNTYNYIKKYFIENHIQYKEHSLQEIGFIGYSHKTIHTKIKGKEKTIYNIIIPIETQYKLKNNLAIAIAITLINNFKNKEIKNSINIYFIEDDSHKQISTINSRLLLNSNTFEKDINTIYLMLNEDKKNNLIEFKNQSNIINSKTNLSFLKNFIKTFENNKVNFSVSKITNKNINEIYNLYLKEKIPILIISNNREHSLLKYIKKNNPYDIYKAIEETIKTKNNIQNEDTLHYIIINTLFKKWIINEITLIIAIYAIYNFIILIMITRFKKTSIILRKTKENYHKIIKLFSILFLSTYISILFTNKMLFAYENIIDYDIINPVYLVNFFLTLFNFNLISYFAYNYKIHLNLKELKYLAISISIVEFIIVLYIKIEFILITILKNILILMIPNKTKILKKLIIIFIWVINLILITSIQTTLMISRPIELSYFIAISLFSAILANIVEHLKHKTTTIKQEFQKSEKIEFIILLLIIAIIIISHDIEKIATIKISQTISFPEHNNEINVKYLQNNKNTIQLAMKDFNLKLDKNQTQIKKETKIQEKLIDVSFHKIDAAERSIYTIKITTTKIAEQIHLHIENASELIVYQSNTPYKIVSNNIIFTANNIKSNITNITFTIKCKEDIKYNAFIYFDTNKHEIKIYDQKTKKEIKNTNIDYSYTIKYSGILPKSSKQDLDPFFKLQDDKEIENLKNLNLN; encoded by the coding sequence ATGACAATTAAGATACTATTCTTAATTTTAATAAATATATCCATTTTACATAAAACAATAAAAGCAGATGAAAAAGAACAATATAACAAACAAATAATAACACATATTACAAAAATCAATATGTTAAATAAATCTTTAGATAAAATAGAAAGAATAAAAAACACTTATAATTATATAAAAAAATACTTTATAGAAAATCACATTCAATATAAAGAACATTCACTCCAAGAAATTGGATTTATTGGATACTCACATAAAACAATTCACACAAAAATAAAAGGAAAAGAAAAAACCATTTATAACATAATTATACCAATAGAAACACAATACAAGTTGAAAAATAATCTAGCAATTGCCATTGCCATTACATTAATAAATAACTTTAAGAACAAAGAAATTAAAAACAGCATAAATATATATTTTATAGAAGATGATTCACACAAACAAATATCAACAATAAATAGCAGATTATTATTAAACAGTAATACTTTTGAAAAAGATATAAATACAATATATTTAATGTTAAATGAAGATAAAAAAAACAACTTAATAGAATTTAAAAATCAATCAAATATAATAAACTCAAAAACAAATTTAAGTTTTTTAAAAAACTTTATAAAAACATTTGAAAACAATAAAGTAAATTTCAGTGTATCAAAAATAACAAATAAAAATATTAATGAAATATATAATTTATATCTAAAAGAAAAAATTCCAATTTTAATCATAAGCAACAATAGAGAACATTCTCTTTTAAAATATATCAAAAAAAATAATCCTTATGATATTTATAAAGCAATAGAAGAAACAATTAAAACTAAAAACAATATTCAAAATGAAGATACACTACACTATATTATTATTAACACTCTATTTAAAAAATGGATTATTAATGAAATTACACTTATCATAGCAATATATGCCATTTACAACTTTATTATATTAATAATGATTACAAGATTCAAAAAAACCAGCATCATACTAAGAAAAACAAAAGAAAATTATCATAAAATTATAAAACTATTTTCTATATTATTTCTAAGCACATACATTTCTATCCTATTTACAAATAAAATGCTATTTGCATACGAAAATATCATAGATTATGATATTATAAACCCAGTATATTTGGTAAATTTTTTCCTAACCTTATTTAACTTCAATCTAATATCCTACTTTGCATACAATTATAAAATACATCTAAACTTAAAAGAACTTAAATACCTAGCAATATCAATTTCCATAGTTGAGTTTATCATAGTGTTATATATCAAAATAGAATTTATTTTAATCACTATACTCAAAAATATATTAATACTAATGATTCCTAATAAAACAAAAATCTTAAAAAAACTAATAATAATATTCATTTGGGTAATAAATCTTATATTAATAACGTCAATACAAACAACTTTAATGATATCAAGACCTATTGAACTAAGCTATTTCATAGCAATATCACTATTCTCAGCAATACTTGCCAATATTGTAGAACATTTAAAACACAAAACTACAACAATAAAACAAGAATTTCAAAAATCAGAAAAGATCGAATTTATAATTCTTCTCTTAATAATCGCCATCATCATAATCTCACACGATATAGAAAAAATTGCAACAATAAAAATATCCCAAACAATAAGCTTCCCAGAACACAACAATGAAATTAATGTCAAATATTTACAAAACAACAAAAATACAATTCAACTTGCAATGAAAGATTTCAATTTAAAATTAGATAAAAATCAAACACAAATAAAAAAGGAAACCAAGATACAAGAAAAATTAATAGACGTATCTTTTCACAAAATAGACGCAGCAGAGCGATCTATTTATACAATTAAAATCACCACAACAAAAATTGCAGAACAAATTCATTTACACATAGAAAATGCATCTGAACTCATTGTATATCAAAGTAATACACCATACAAAATAGTATCTAACAATATAATATTCACAGCAAACAATATCAAAAGCAATATAACAAACATAACCTTCACAATTAAGTGCAAAGAAGACATTAAATATAATGCTTTTATCTACTTTGATACTAATAAACATGAAATCAAAATATACGATCAAAAAACAAAAAAAGAAATAAAAAATACAAATATAGATTATTCATACACAATCAAATATTCTGGAATACTTCCAAAATCATCCAAACAAGATTTAGATCCCTTCTTTAAACTTCAAGACGATAAAGAAATTGAAAATTTGAAAAATTTAAATTTAAACTAA
- the rplT gene encoding 50S ribosomal protein L20, whose product MARVKNGIVHVARRKRILKKTKGFWGTKKSNYKKAKDTLRKGMMYATRDRKTRKRDLRSLWIVRISAALTGMGISYSRFFDGLRKLNIKLNRKILSNLAIEDIESFKKIVYEIKN is encoded by the coding sequence ATGGCTAGAGTGAAAAATGGGATAGTTCATGTTGCAAGACGAAAGAGAATTTTAAAGAAAACTAAAGGTTTTTGGGGTACTAAAAAAAGTAATTATAAGAAAGCTAAAGATACTCTTCGTAAGGGTATGATGTATGCTACAAGAGATAGAAAGACTCGTAAAAGAGATTTAAGAAGTTTGTGGATTGTAAGAATTTCTGCTGCTTTGACGGGTATGGGAATAAGTTATTCAAGGTTTTTTGATGGTTTGAGAAAACTTAATATTAAGCTTAATAGAAAAATTTTATCTAATTTGGCAATTGAAGATATTGAAAGTTTTAAAAAGATTGTTTATGAAATAAAAAATTAA
- a CDS encoding TatD family hydrolase, which produces MKVDFNRAIFFEKLIDTHVHFNEIKKHSVDIHYIISECFKSGFSYFIDIGLHPSDFYERKQLLNTYSNIALTVGIHPLNKASNSDFELIEKILMTESVIAIGEVGLDYFKADNKNEQIEVLGMQLDLASKYQKPVILHVREAYDDIYNIVKSSNFMHRGILHCYSGTYDYAKKFIDLGFKISFAGNLTFKNSDLLRTVLKKLNIEDILIETDSPFLAPVPLRGKVNTPFFLGYTCIEIAKIKNCDMAKIVSTFYNNFKDLFKDLI; this is translated from the coding sequence ATGAAAGTTGATTTTAATAGAGCTATTTTTTTCGAAAAATTGATAGATACTCATGTTCATTTTAATGAAATTAAGAAACATTCTGTAGATATTCATTATATTATTAGTGAATGTTTTAAAAGTGGCTTTTCTTATTTTATTGATATTGGACTTCATCCTAGTGATTTTTATGAAAGAAAACAACTTTTAAACACTTATTCTAATATTGCATTAACAGTTGGAATTCATCCTTTAAATAAAGCTTCAAATAGTGATTTTGAATTGATTGAAAAGATTTTAATGACAGAAAGTGTTATTGCTATTGGTGAAGTTGGACTTGATTACTTTAAGGCAGATAATAAAAATGAACAAATTGAGGTTTTAGGGATGCAGTTAGATTTAGCTAGTAAATATCAAAAGCCTGTTATTTTGCATGTAAGAGAAGCTTATGATGATATTTATAATATTGTTAAATCGTCTAATTTTATGCATAGAGGAATATTGCATTGTTATTCTGGTACTTATGATTATGCTAAAAAATTTATTGATCTTGGATTTAAGATATCTTTTGCAGGTAATCTAACTTTTAAAAATTCAGATCTTTTAAGAACAGTTTTAAAGAAGTTGAATATTGAAGATATTTTAATTGAAACAGATAGTCCGTTTTTAGCACCAGTTCCTTTGAGGGGTAAGGTTAATACTCCATTTTTTTTGGGATATACATGTATTGAGATTGCTAAAATTAAAAATTGTGATATGGCAAAAATTGTATCTACTTTTTATAATAATTTTAAGGATTTATTTAAAGATTTGATTTAA
- the infC gene encoding translation initiation factor IF-3, translated as MINRNSGKDRDRSRSGDKELRINHKIKAREVRVVFNDGTQSVLPIEDAIKCARDVELDLVEVSPNALPPVCKIIDYGKYKFHQEKRQKEQRKNQKIIKLKEVRMQPKIDTHDLDFKYKNILGFLNEGNKVKVTIRFRGRELAHTHLGYGILESILERVGDSNYVLESPARMEGKTMFLIIAPKSKK; from the coding sequence ATGATAAATAGAAATTCCGGTAAGGATAGGGATAGGTCGAGATCGGGTGATAAAGAATTGAGAATTAATCATAAAATTAAGGCTCGCGAAGTTAGAGTTGTTTTTAATGATGGTACTCAATCTGTTTTGCCAATTGAAGATGCTATTAAATGTGCTAGAGATGTTGAGCTTGATTTGGTTGAAGTTTCGCCAAATGCATTGCCTCCTGTTTGTAAAATAATTGATTATGGGAAATACAAGTTTCATCAGGAAAAACGTCAAAAAGAGCAAAGAAAAAATCAGAAAATAATTAAGCTTAAAGAAGTTAGGATGCAACCAAAAATAGATACTCATGATCTTGATTTTAAGTATAAAAATATTTTAGGATTCCTCAATGAAGGAAATAAAGTAAAGGTTACTATAAGATTTAGAGGACGTGAACTTGCTCATACTCATTTAGGATATGGGATTTTAGAGAGCATTCTTGAACGCGTAGGTGATTCTAATTATGTTTTAGAATCACCAGCTAGGATGGAAGGGAAGACAATGTTCTTAATTATTGCACCTAAATCTAAGAAGTAA
- the tsaB gene encoding tRNA (adenosine(37)-N6)-threonylcarbamoyltransferase complex dimerization subunit type 1 TsaB: MMNTLAIEYSYKNLLIYFQINEKILFLLKNKHEVNNVLNVPKLFNDFVLDKNIALGDLDLLINSSGPGSFTGLRISLSFIKGLSLGLSIPFVNIPTFDVCVRLFHTESDILVLSFTAGRYFLGHYRNFKLCSNIVCFSETDLLKYLNGLDFKFVIVGNGVDFVYEKFKSRFIVIDDMCAFGAVLTDLGKAKYSKSRQGDDILSGPCYVRPSDAEINSYLLK; this comes from the coding sequence ATAATGAATACTCTTGCAATTGAATATTCATATAAAAATTTATTGATTTATTTTCAAATTAACGAAAAAATTTTGTTTCTTCTTAAGAATAAACATGAAGTCAATAATGTTCTTAATGTGCCCAAATTATTTAATGATTTTGTATTAGATAAAAATATTGCTCTTGGTGATCTTGATTTACTTATTAATTCTTCTGGGCCTGGTTCTTTTACGGGTTTAAGAATTAGTTTAAGTTTTATTAAGGGCCTTTCCTTAGGACTTTCAATTCCTTTTGTTAATATTCCTACTTTTGATGTTTGTGTAAGATTGTTTCATACAGAGTCGGATATTCTAGTTTTAAGTTTTACTGCAGGTAGATATTTTCTTGGGCATTATAGAAATTTTAAATTATGTAGTAATATTGTTTGTTTTTCTGAAACAGACTTATTGAAATATTTAAATGGACTTGACTTTAAATTTGTTATTGTGGGTAATGGTGTTGATTTTGTTTATGAAAAATTTAAAAGTAGGTTTATAGTTATTGATGATATGTGTGCTTTTGGTGCAGTTTTGACTGATCTTGGTAAAGCAAAGTACTCCAAGAGCAGACAGGGTGATGATATTTTATCAGGACCTTGTTATGTAAGACCTAGTGATGCTGAAATTAATTCTTATTTACTAAAATAA
- the prmC gene encoding peptide chain release factor N(5)-glutamine methyltransferase gives MTIQEAIKNAKQYNLNTIEILLLLEKILNIRKELILANTNQNLTQQEEYKLFSQINNIKSGIPIHYILGTKEFMGIKFYINKHVLIPREDTECLVEEALIQIKKNNLSKILDLCCGSGCIGLTIAYYLKQKVTLSDISVQALKVSLKNTQRLNLTNYIEIQRSNLLKYIDKKFELIITNPPYLTKDELKIKEKLAKEPRIALLGFGKNGLKIAKKIIKQAKYKLTKNGLLILEMAPWQKKSLEKFAIQEGFTYLKTIYDIENRERALLLRIKHDTSL, from the coding sequence ATGACAATACAAGAAGCAATAAAAAATGCAAAGCAATATAATTTAAACACTATCGAAATTCTACTACTACTTGAAAAAATCCTAAATATTAGAAAAGAACTAATCCTTGCAAATACAAATCAAAATCTAACACAACAAGAAGAATATAAACTATTTTCTCAAATAAATAATATAAAATCAGGAATCCCTATACACTATATACTTGGCACAAAAGAATTTATGGGAATCAAATTCTATATCAACAAACACGTACTAATTCCTAGAGAAGATACAGAATGTTTAGTAGAAGAAGCATTGATTCAAATTAAAAAAAATAATTTAAGTAAAATTCTAGATTTATGTTGTGGAAGTGGATGTATTGGATTAACAATTGCATATTATCTTAAACAAAAAGTAACACTATCCGACATTTCAGTACAAGCTTTAAAAGTATCATTAAAAAATACACAAAGACTAAATTTAACAAATTATATAGAAATACAACGTTCAAATCTGTTAAAATACATAGATAAAAAGTTTGAACTAATAATAACTAATCCTCCTTACTTAACTAAAGATGAACTTAAGATAAAGGAAAAATTAGCAAAAGAACCAAGAATAGCACTCTTAGGATTTGGAAAAAATGGACTTAAAATTGCAAAAAAAATAATAAAACAAGCAAAATACAAATTAACTAAAAATGGACTCTTAATATTAGAAATGGCTCCGTGGCAAAAAAAATCTCTAGAAAAGTTTGCGATACAAGAAGGTTTTACATATTTAAAAACTATATATGATATTGAAAATAGAGAAAGGGCATTACTTTTAAGGATAAAACATGATACAAGTCTATGA